A region of Streptomyces sp. WMMC500 DNA encodes the following proteins:
- a CDS encoding FkbM family methyltransferase produces the protein MPLAVRTPVHPAAPPGAAAYPRAINVLSRKETAVQRQLRRAGLAGYEPLTQATLLTLAQYAPPHAAVYDVGAHIGLYAALVDLVHGAKRLQTVAFEPTPRTAALCRALRDGNGLGFDVRQMALSDRGRTAELYLSLKAESSNSLNAAHRAHTESVRVPVGTVDGFAQRHGHAPFLIKIDVETHEPEVLAGARGVLREHRPWIVCEVLPGTDAGAMAAALGELTDLGYGLHLIHPETPWRAHDATSYAPHVQGQCRDWLFAPEPLTDDFYATQRGWLRAVLACGREENVVVPPGEPFPRGWNAPHAVPQGPPGPRPGLGPGLGPGLGGRLPWTWRQAVGR, from the coding sequence ATGCCCCTGGCCGTCCGCACGCCGGTGCACCCGGCCGCGCCGCCCGGCGCCGCCGCGTACCCCCGCGCGATCAACGTGCTCAGCCGGAAGGAGACCGCGGTCCAGCGCCAGCTCCGCCGCGCGGGCCTCGCCGGCTACGAGCCGCTGACGCAGGCGACGCTGCTGACGCTCGCGCAGTACGCGCCGCCGCACGCGGCGGTCTACGACGTCGGCGCGCACATCGGGCTGTACGCGGCCCTCGTCGACCTCGTGCACGGCGCCAAGCGGCTGCAGACCGTCGCCTTCGAACCGACCCCGCGCACGGCCGCGCTGTGCCGCGCCCTGCGCGACGGCAACGGGCTGGGCTTCGACGTACGGCAGATGGCGCTCTCGGACCGCGGCCGCACCGCGGAGCTGTACCTGTCGCTGAAGGCGGAGAGCTCCAACTCCCTCAACGCCGCGCACCGCGCGCACACGGAGTCGGTGCGGGTGCCGGTCGGCACGGTCGACGGGTTCGCGCAGCGGCACGGCCACGCGCCGTTCCTGATCAAGATCGACGTCGAGACGCACGAGCCCGAAGTCCTCGCCGGCGCGCGCGGGGTGCTGCGCGAGCACCGGCCATGGATCGTCTGCGAGGTGCTGCCCGGCACGGACGCGGGCGCGATGGCGGCGGCGCTGGGCGAGCTGACGGATCTGGGGTACGGGCTGCATCTCATCCACCCGGAGACGCCGTGGCGCGCGCACGACGCGACGAGCTACGCGCCGCACGTCCAGGGGCAGTGCCGCGACTGGCTGTTCGCCCCGGAGCCGCTGACGGACGACTTCTACGCGACGCAGCGGGGATGGCTGCGGGCGGTGCTTGCGTGCGGCAGGGAGGAGAACGTCGTGGTGCCCCCGGGCGAGCCCTTCCCCCGCGGCTGGAACGCGCCGCACGCGGTGCCGCAGGGCCCGCCGGGGCCGCGGCCGGGGCTGGGGCCGGGGCTGGGGCCGGGGCTGGGGGGACGACTGCCGTGGACGTGGCGACAGGCGGTGGGACGGTGA